In the genome of Segatella copri, one region contains:
- a CDS encoding carboxylesterase/lipase family protein, with product MRLKRHLLTAALALFCLSAANAQLLRTTVEQGEIEGVEHEGFALYKGIPYAEAPVGNLRWKAPVSKKPWKGVFKADKWGDRPPQPIDPNQNGGELGMSEDCLYLSVETPAKSKNDKLPVFVMIHGGAFLTGSYSGTQESFVKEGIIYCSIEYRLGALGFMAHPELGKESGKNISGNYGILDQVMALKWIHDNIAAFGGDPDKITIAGESAGGISVSILCASPLAKGLFRGAISESGSSFWPVGESRNGNTAMLTTKAAEASGLILQKRLKAKNLKQLRKVPAMDIVKNTDFESFWPNVDGYSITDDQYKLYEKGNYNDVNVIIGTNSDEGSMFSRPVSVSDYEKRIHEIYGSWADQVLSLYPAKTEEETYFAQSDIFRDGSFAWGTYAWANLQSKTGKGKVYMYYFDQDSENTIVKSRKGGASHVAEMPFIYGYKFGSGKMTETEQHMEQIMSRYWINFTKTGNPNENSLPFWTTYQEGKPTVMIMKEGLHLGPVQNQKQMDFFEKFFKEKRK from the coding sequence ATGAGATTGAAAAGACATCTACTGACAGCCGCTCTGGCACTCTTTTGCCTATCGGCAGCTAACGCCCAACTGCTAAGAACAACGGTGGAGCAAGGAGAAATTGAAGGTGTGGAACATGAAGGATTCGCTCTATACAAGGGAATCCCATACGCAGAAGCACCAGTGGGCAACCTCAGATGGAAAGCCCCAGTGAGCAAGAAGCCTTGGAAGGGAGTATTCAAAGCAGATAAATGGGGAGACCGTCCACCACAGCCCATCGACCCTAACCAAAATGGTGGAGAGCTGGGCATGAGCGAGGACTGCCTATACCTCAGTGTGGAAACGCCAGCCAAGAGCAAGAATGACAAACTCCCTGTATTTGTGATGATTCATGGAGGAGCCTTTCTTACTGGCTCCTACAGTGGAACTCAGGAAAGCTTTGTCAAGGAAGGCATCATCTATTGCAGCATAGAATACCGCTTGGGAGCCTTGGGATTCATGGCACATCCAGAGCTTGGTAAGGAATCAGGCAAGAACATATCTGGTAACTATGGCATCCTTGATCAAGTGATGGCCTTAAAATGGATTCACGACAATATCGCTGCCTTCGGTGGAGACCCTGACAAGATTACCATTGCAGGAGAATCTGCCGGTGGTATCTCGGTAAGTATACTATGCGCCTCTCCCCTTGCCAAGGGACTCTTCCGAGGAGCCATCAGCGAAAGTGGTAGCTCCTTCTGGCCTGTGGGTGAAAGCAGAAATGGTAACACTGCCATGCTCACCACCAAAGCGGCAGAAGCAAGTGGACTTATCCTTCAAAAGAGACTCAAGGCTAAGAACTTGAAGCAGCTAAGAAAAGTTCCGGCTATGGACATCGTGAAGAATACCGACTTTGAGTCCTTCTGGCCGAACGTTGACGGCTACTCCATCACCGATGACCAGTATAAGCTCTATGAAAAGGGAAACTACAATGATGTAAATGTCATCATAGGAACCAACAGCGACGAAGGAAGTATGTTTAGCCGCCCTGTCAGTGTAAGTGACTATGAGAAAAGAATCCATGAGATATATGGAAGCTGGGCAGACCAGGTTCTCAGTCTCTATCCTGCCAAGACAGAGGAAGAAACCTACTTCGCCCAATCCGACATTTTCCGTGATGGCTCCTTTGCATGGGGAACGTATGCCTGGGCTAACCTGCAGAGCAAGACCGGCAAGGGCAAGGTGTATATGTATTACTTTGACCAAGACTCAGAAAACACCATCGTGAAAAGCCGCAAGGGAGGAGCCAGCCATGTGGCAGAGATGCCATTCATCTATGGCTATAAGTTTGGCTCTGGAAAGATGACCGAGACGGAGCAGCACATGGAACAAATCATGTCACGCTATTGGATTAACTTTACCAAGACTGGCAATCCAAACGAGAATAGCCTTCCTTTCTGGACTACCTACCAGGAAGGTAAACCAACGGTGATGATTATGAAGGAAGGACTGCATTTGGGGCCTGTTCAAAATCAAAAGCAAATGGACTTCTTCGAGAAGTTCTTCAAGGAAAAAAGAAAATAA
- a CDS encoding acetylxylan esterase, whose protein sequence is MNRLRTIYLSFMFILAMNMTSVLSAMAENYPYRSDYLWLTVPDHADWLYKTGEQSKVEVSFYKYGIPRDGEVNYEIGDDMLKADKQGSFKLKNGRAIVNMGTRKTPGFRDLRLFYKLDGKTYQHHIKVGFSVDKIQPYTQEPKDFDSFWQKAKDELKNVPLSYTKELAKEYCTDKIDCYLVKLQIDKMGHAMYGYLFYPKNASQGSHPVVLTPPGAGIKTIKEPLRNKYYAENGFIRFEIEIHGLDPRLSAETFQEISKGFNDANGGYLANGLEDKDRYYMRHVYQGLVRCIDFLTSLPEWDGKNVAVQGGSQGGALAIVAAGLDSRVTQCVANHPALSDMAGYAEKGRTGGYPHFNKYHGILKNKDCLNTLAYYDVVNFARKVKAPTYLTWGYNDNTCPPTTSYAVWNTLKCEKESLLTPINEHWTTTDTNRKQMEWIKKHLVK, encoded by the coding sequence ATGAACAGATTAAGAACAATCTATCTTTCGTTTATGTTTATCCTGGCGATGAACATGACGAGTGTGTTAAGTGCGATGGCGGAGAACTATCCCTATCGTAGTGACTATCTTTGGCTTACTGTGCCCGATCATGCCGACTGGCTCTATAAGACGGGCGAGCAGTCTAAGGTGGAAGTGAGTTTCTATAAGTATGGAATTCCCCGTGACGGCGAGGTGAACTATGAAATTGGCGATGACATGCTGAAGGCAGACAAGCAGGGAAGCTTTAAGCTGAAGAACGGGCGCGCCATCGTGAACATGGGAACCCGAAAGACTCCGGGCTTCCGAGATTTGAGATTATTCTATAAGCTCGATGGCAAAACCTACCAGCATCATATAAAAGTGGGATTCTCGGTGGATAAGATTCAGCCTTATACCCAGGAACCTAAGGATTTCGACAGTTTCTGGCAGAAGGCGAAGGATGAACTGAAGAATGTTCCCTTGAGTTACACCAAGGAACTCGCCAAGGAATATTGTACAGATAAGATAGATTGCTATCTCGTAAAACTTCAGATAGATAAGATGGGACATGCGATGTATGGCTATCTCTTCTATCCCAAGAATGCCAGCCAGGGAAGCCATCCCGTGGTTCTCACCCCTCCGGGAGCCGGCATCAAGACCATCAAGGAACCCCTGCGCAACAAGTATTATGCTGAGAACGGATTCATCCGCTTCGAGATAGAAATCCATGGCCTCGACCCACGTCTTTCTGCCGAAACCTTCCAGGAGATAAGCAAGGGATTCAACGATGCAAACGGCGGTTATCTTGCCAATGGATTGGAAGATAAGGACCGCTACTACATGCGCCATGTGTATCAGGGATTGGTGCGCTGCATCGACTTCCTGACCTCTCTACCAGAGTGGGACGGAAAGAATGTGGCTGTGCAGGGCGGAAGCCAGGGCGGTGCTTTGGCGATTGTCGCAGCAGGCTTGGATAGCAGAGTAACCCAGTGCGTGGCTAATCATCCGGCGCTCAGCGATATGGCTGGTTATGCAGAGAAGGGAAGAACGGGCGGATATCCTCACTTCAATAAATACCATGGGATATTGAAGAACAAGGATTGCCTCAATACCCTGGCTTATTACGATGTGGTGAACTTTGCCCGGAAGGTGAAGGCGCCAACTTATCTCACCTGGGGATACAACGACAATACCTGTCCGCCAACCACCAGCTACGCTGTGTGGAATACCCTGAAATGCGAGAAGGAATCGCTGCTTACACCAATCAACGAGCATTGGACAACCACCGACACCAATCGCAAGCAGATGGAGTGGATTAAGAAGCATCTGGTGAAGTAA
- a CDS encoding response regulator transcription factor, translated as MIKLLLVEDDTNLAFIEKSTLEDIVGGYEVMTASNGKDGIKAWEEFTPDVIISDIDMPIMNGIEMVKHIRETDGDTLILFTTNLTSPKKLEEGYAAGANNYIKKPFVPEELDAHIQSLLRLKNGQKSRNVSSCIKIGKHILDPEHACIKDEEGNISYTLTARDAKILEILAKNKNEIVKREAIQERIWNTAEKDFFISRCLDTVITKLRKVLKSDPLVSIETIRGVGFKLAECC; from the coding sequence ATGATAAAGTTGCTATTAGTTGAAGATGATACGAACCTAGCTTTTATTGAAAAAAGCACGTTGGAAGATATAGTTGGAGGTTATGAGGTAATGACAGCCAGCAATGGAAAAGATGGTATCAAGGCTTGGGAGGAATTCACGCCAGATGTTATCATCTCGGATATAGACATGCCTATTATGAACGGCATAGAGATGGTAAAACACATCAGAGAGACGGATGGCGATACGCTCATTCTCTTCACCACCAATCTCACTTCTCCTAAAAAACTAGAGGAGGGATATGCTGCAGGTGCTAACAATTACATCAAAAAGCCCTTTGTTCCCGAAGAACTTGATGCGCATATCCAGAGCCTTCTTCGCCTGAAGAATGGGCAGAAGAGCAGAAATGTGTCTTCTTGCATCAAGATTGGAAAGCATATATTGGACCCAGAACATGCCTGCATCAAGGATGAAGAAGGCAACATCAGCTATACCTTGACAGCCAGAGATGCCAAGATACTGGAAATTCTTGCCAAAAACAAGAATGAGATAGTGAAACGTGAAGCCATACAAGAGCGTATCTGGAATACTGCGGAGAAAGACTTTTTCATTTCCCGCTGTCTTGATACTGTTATCACAAAACTCAGAAAGGTCTTGAAATCAGACCCTCTCGTCAGCATCGAGACTATCCGAGGCGTCGGTTTCAAGCTGGCAGAGTGTTGCTAG
- a CDS encoding ATP-binding protein, whose protein sequence is MIELLTNYCLKEIFYNLIDNSIKYSDGDVTIRISTDKVDKGVSIRVRDNGIGISKADQKVIFDKYERASAAKRTFKKKGAPGFGLGLTYVFQVIDAHEGMIGVESELGKYTEFSIFLPDQKTSSGGGDEELATLCQLETDASDSLDADERV, encoded by the coding sequence ATTATTGAATTATTAACGAACTATTGTCTTAAGGAAATATTCTATAACTTGATAGACAACTCTATCAAGTATTCTGATGGGGATGTCACGATTCGTATTTCTACAGATAAGGTAGATAAGGGCGTATCCATCCGAGTAAGGGATAATGGTATCGGAATCAGCAAGGCTGACCAAAAGGTGATTTTCGATAAGTATGAGCGTGCGTCAGCCGCCAAGCGCACCTTCAAGAAAAAAGGTGCGCCTGGTTTCGGACTGGGATTGACCTATGTGTTCCAAGTGATAGATGCTCATGAAGGCATGATAGGAGTAGAGAGTGAACTGGGCAAATATACCGAATTCTCTATATTCCTACCCGACCAGAAGACGAGTTCTGGAGGAGGCGATGAAGAGCTAGCAACACTCTGCCAGCTTGAAACCGACGCCTCGGATAGTCTCGATGCTGACGAGAGGGTCTGA
- a CDS encoding transposase, giving the protein MNTGLDQYMDIFKDAVEDSAAKLTKSFEKILIEVIILFMVIPRKINFTQMGRYGSHVEQTYRNAFGLKKSKSIDWLKLNVSLAKRFFGKQGRWAIAIDPSYISKAGKKTPHIGRFWSGCAQSVKHGLEIMGIGLIDIDAKDCMMLKAHQSLSNKELSLRNKTMVDFYISVIKRYRKELLKLSTLIVADAYFSTSTFVNGIKKEGFSLISRFRDNACLFYVYAGPRTGKRGRPKTKDGKIDMKNLDLTRMEKMEMKDIEGTAYTLIAYSKALRCKVRLVIWQMPNGKKKLFFSTDTSLSGEEVLLYYRTRFQIEFCFRDAKGYTGLMDCQARDKWKLDFAFNASFTSLNVAKVTMKEMGMEYSMSSFKSLMTNIYLVKRIFKASGYTPNRTLISKIFKDLSCLQRIAA; this is encoded by the coding sequence ATGAATACAGGACTTGACCAATATATGGATATCTTTAAAGATGCAGTTGAAGATTCGGCTGCAAAGTTAACAAAAAGTTTCGAGAAAATACTCATCGAGGTGATAATTTTGTTCATGGTAATACCAAGAAAGATAAATTTCACCCAAATGGGGAGGTATGGCTCGCATGTTGAGCAAACCTATCGCAACGCATTCGGCTTAAAAAAGTCGAAAAGCATTGACTGGCTCAAACTTAATGTCTCACTTGCCAAGCGCTTCTTTGGTAAACAGGGAAGATGGGCTATTGCCATTGATCCCAGCTACATCAGCAAAGCTGGCAAGAAGACTCCACATATCGGTCGTTTTTGGTCGGGATGTGCACAGTCTGTTAAACATGGTCTCGAAATCATGGGTATTGGCCTCATTGATATTGATGCCAAAGACTGCATGATGTTAAAAGCACACCAGTCGCTAAGTAATAAAGAACTGAGTCTTAGAAACAAGACTATGGTAGATTTCTATATCAGCGTCATTAAGCGTTACCGCAAGGAACTTCTTAAACTCTCAACCCTCATAGTTGCAGATGCTTACTTCTCTACAAGTACATTTGTTAATGGGATAAAGAAAGAAGGGTTCTCTTTGATAAGCCGCTTTCGTGACAATGCTTGTCTCTTTTATGTCTATGCTGGTCCACGTACTGGAAAACGTGGTCGCCCCAAGACCAAGGATGGCAAGATTGATATGAAGAATCTTGACCTCACTCGAATGGAGAAGATGGAGATGAAAGATATAGAAGGAACAGCTTATACTTTGATAGCCTATTCCAAGGCACTCAGGTGTAAAGTTAGACTTGTCATCTGGCAGATGCCGAATGGCAAGAAGAAACTATTCTTCTCTACAGACACCTCACTTTCGGGTGAAGAAGTACTTCTTTATTATAGAACCAGGTTCCAGATCGAATTTTGCTTTCGTGACGCCAAAGGCTATACTGGTCTTATGGACTGCCAGGCTCGCGATAAGTGGAAACTCGATTTTGCTTTCAATGCTTCGTTCACATCACTAAATGTTGCCAAGGTAACTATGAAGGAGATGGGAATGGAATATTCTATGTCTTCATTCAAGTCACTGATGACCAATATTTATCTGGTGAAACGAATTTTTAAAGCAAGCGGGTACACCCCGAACCGAACTTTAATTAGCAAGATTTTCAAAGATCTCTCGTGCTTACAGCGTATAGCTGCTTAG
- a CDS encoding sensor histidine kinase — protein MKTKNYIYISIIGVLFIIVLQTIWMCKTYLYAEARVSEKIDEILVKSMFQEVYSRFKYVPTGTQIAGAPDTSYPKFHGIEYVEEGVFKASHKGIDFSFLSKCISDNLKIEGWNYSFAIYQICGNKLKLLKETGKKPYVVYNKISSHDVPIRIDGSRRIQITLFNPTDLLFEQLGLVLISSLLAGILISLCIAKLLGIIRWQQNNAKMKKIMTYSMIHDIKTPLSTIRLGLGALDHEKIVNDPEKRTKYLQVISTETQHAYSLINRILTISKSQAGKLELKKVQVDMTSMLSKMEENFRVNRLKNVSFENHINCQYAFADEEYLNNTALN, from the coding sequence ATGAAAACAAAGAATTATATATATATTTCTATAATAGGTGTCTTATTCATAATAGTTTTGCAAACTATATGGATGTGTAAGACATATCTATATGCCGAAGCACGAGTAAGTGAGAAAATAGATGAAATTTTAGTGAAGTCTATGTTTCAAGAGGTATATAGTAGGTTTAAGTATGTACCTACAGGAACACAGATAGCAGGTGCTCCTGATACTTCTTACCCTAAGTTTCATGGCATAGAATATGTAGAAGAAGGTGTTTTTAAGGCTTCACACAAAGGTATTGACTTTTCTTTTCTAAGCAAATGCATTAGTGACAATTTAAAGATAGAAGGTTGGAACTATAGTTTTGCTATATATCAGATTTGTGGTAATAAGTTAAAACTTTTGAAAGAAACAGGAAAGAAGCCTTATGTTGTATATAACAAAATTTCATCACATGATGTACCTATTAGAATTGATGGCTCTAGGAGAATACAAATCACATTGTTTAATCCAACTGATTTATTGTTTGAACAATTAGGTTTAGTTTTAATAAGTAGTCTTTTAGCTGGTATTTTGATTTCATTGTGCATTGCAAAATTGCTTGGAATTATCCGCTGGCAGCAGAACAATGCCAAGATGAAGAAGATAATGACCTATTCCATGATTCATGACATCAAGACTCCGCTCTCTACGATTCGTTTGGGATTGGGGGCCTTGGATCATGAGAAGATAGTTAACGACCCAGAGAAAAGAACCAAGTATCTGCAAGTAATCAGCACGGAGACACAGCATGCTTATAGCTTGATAAATAGGATATTAACCATATCCAAGTCGCAGGCTGGAAAACTGGAGCTCAAGAAAGTACAGGTAGACATGACAAGCATGCTCTCAAAAATGGAAGAAAACTTCAGGGTGAACAGATTGAAGAATGTATCCTTTGAGAATCATATTAATTGTCAATATGCTTTTGCCGACGAGGAGTATCTTAACAATACTGCGTTAAATTAA
- a CDS encoding sensor histidine kinase, which translates to MKKIMTYSMIHDIKTPLSTIRLGLGALDHERIANDSEKRTKYLQVISTETQHAYSLINRILTISKSQAGKLELKKVQVDMTSMLSKMEENFKVNRLKNVSFENHINCQYAFADEEYLKEIFYNLIDNSIKYSDGDVTIRISTDKVDKGVSIRVRDNGIGISKADQKVIFDKYERASAAKRTFKKNGAPGFGLGLTYVFQVIDAHEGMIGVESELGRYTEFSIFLPDQKTDSLDANERV; encoded by the coding sequence ATGAAGAAGATAATGACCTATTCCATGATTCATGACATCAAGACTCCGCTCTCTACGATTCGCTTGGGATTGGGAGCCTTGGATCATGAGCGGATAGCCAATGACTCTGAGAAAAGAACCAAGTATCTACAAGTAATCAGCACGGAGACACAGCATGCTTATAGCTTGATAAATAGGATATTAACCATATCCAAGTCGCAGGCTGGAAAACTGGAGCTCAAGAAAGTACAGGTAGACATGACAAGCATGCTCTCAAAAATGGAAGAGAACTTCAAGGTGAACAGATTGAAGAATGTATCCTTTGAGAATCATATTAATTGTCAATATGCTTTTGCCGACGAGGAGTATCTTAAGGAAATATTCTATAACTTGATAGACAACTCTATCAAGTATTCTGATGGGGATGTCACGATTCGTATTTCTACAGATAAGGTAGATAAGGGCGTATCCATCCGAGTAAGGGATAATGGCATCGGAATCAGCAAAGCTGACCAAAAGGTGATTTTCGATAAGTATGAGCGTGCGTCAGCCGCCAAGCGCACCTTCAAGAAAAATGGTGCGCCTGGTTTCGGACTGGGATTAACCTATGTATTCCAAGTGATAGATGCTCATGAAGGCATGATAGGAGTAGAGAGTGAACTGGGCAGATATACCGAATTCTCTATATTCCTACCCGACCAGAAGACGGATAGTCTCGATGCTAACGAGCGGGTCTGA
- a CDS encoding N-acetyltransferase, whose product MSLIEIKKVESKKDLKTFIDFHYDLYEGNEYDVPNLFSDEMNTLSKDKNAAFEFCEAEYYLAYKDGKLAGRVAAIINHKANNKWGKKSVRFGWIDFIDDREVSKALLDAVEKYGREKGMEDVVGPLGFTDMDPEGMLVWGFDQLGTMPTIYNYAYYPEHIEALEGFEVDNKYVEFKIMVPDEVPEKYAKIAMMIEKRYNLHVRKLTKKDVFQGGMGQKIFDLINDTYKDLYGYSELSQKQIDQLIKSYLGFLDFNLITCIEDWTDGEHKLIGVGITMPSLAHALRKCRRGRLLPFGWFHVLRAIKQHKTNIVDLLLIGILPEYRAKGANALLFADLIPWYQKYGIEWGETQVELETNAGVQGQWGALTPVMHKRRKCYKKIIK is encoded by the coding sequence ATGTCATTAATTGAAATTAAAAAGGTCGAAAGCAAGAAGGATTTGAAGACGTTCATCGACTTCCACTACGACCTCTACGAAGGCAACGAATACGATGTGCCTAATCTTTTCAGCGACGAAATGAATACCCTGAGCAAGGACAAGAACGCTGCGTTCGAGTTCTGCGAGGCAGAGTATTATCTTGCCTATAAGGATGGAAAGCTGGCAGGTCGCGTTGCTGCTATCATCAACCATAAGGCAAACAACAAGTGGGGAAAGAAATCCGTCCGATTCGGATGGATTGACTTCATCGACGACCGTGAGGTTTCGAAGGCTCTTCTGGATGCCGTTGAGAAATATGGCCGCGAGAAAGGCATGGAGGATGTGGTAGGTCCGCTTGGATTTACCGATATGGACCCTGAGGGTATGCTCGTCTGGGGATTCGACCAGCTCGGCACCATGCCTACCATCTATAATTACGCTTACTATCCGGAGCACATCGAGGCCCTGGAGGGTTTCGAGGTGGACAACAAATACGTGGAGTTCAAGATTATGGTGCCGGATGAGGTGCCTGAGAAGTACGCCAAGATTGCGATGATGATTGAGAAACGCTATAATCTGCATGTGCGCAAGCTTACCAAGAAGGATGTTTTCCAGGGCGGAATGGGTCAGAAAATCTTTGATCTCATCAACGATACCTACAAGGATCTCTATGGATATTCCGAACTCTCGCAGAAGCAGATAGACCAGCTTATCAAGTCGTATCTCGGTTTCCTCGACTTCAACCTCATCACCTGCATCGAGGATTGGACGGACGGAGAGCATAAGCTCATTGGTGTGGGAATCACCATGCCGTCGTTGGCTCATGCCCTGAGAAAGTGCCGCCGTGGCAGATTGCTGCCTTTCGGCTGGTTCCACGTGCTGAGAGCCATCAAGCAGCACAAGACCAACATCGTTGACCTCCTCCTCATCGGTATTCTTCCTGAATATCGTGCCAAGGGTGCCAATGCGCTTCTCTTTGCCGACCTGATTCCTTGGTACCAGAAGTACGGCATAGAATGGGGTGAAACCCAGGTTGAGCTGGAAACCAATGCCGGCGTGCAGGGACAGTGGGGAGCTTTGACCCCAGTGATGCACAAGCGCAGAAAATGCTACAAGAAGATTATCAAATAG
- a CDS encoding DNA topoisomerase IV subunit B produces the protein MSEDNNELNAPQEQQQQEQQPVAYTDDNIRHLSDMEHVRTRPGMYIGRLGDGNLPEDGIYVLLKEVVDNSIDEFKMNAGSRIEIDIEDHLRVSVRDYGRGIPQGKLVEAVSVLNTGGKYDSKAFKKSVGLNGVGVKAVNALSSHFEVKSFREGKVRHLKFEKGILQSDVTEDTEDENGTFIYFEPDNTLFKNYSFHDDIVETMLRNYTYLNTGLTIMHNGRRILSRHGLKDLLTDNMTNEGLYEIIHMKGEDIEIAFTHTNQYGEEYYSFVNGQHTTQGGTHQSAFKEHIAKTIKEFFGKYEYGDIRNGLVAAIALNVEEPVFESQTKIKLGSTTMTPNGGETINKYVGDFLKKEVDNYLHIHKDVAEILENKIKESERERKAMAGVTKLARERAKKANLHNRKLRDCRIHFSDAKNELKEASSIFITEGDSASGSITKSRDVNTQAVFSLRGKPLNCYGLTKKVVYENEEFNLLQAALDIEDGLDGLRYNKVIVATDADVDGMHIRLLIITFFLQFFPDLIKKGHVYVLQTPLFRVRNKRTKIKNKQAVADADAKLGPKEKKGDFITHYCYSDEERQQAIKALGPDPEITRFKGLGEISPEEFAHFIGPDMRLEQVTLHKTDQVQKLLEYYMGKNTMERQNFIIDNLVIEEDIPEEDSAPLD, from the coding sequence ATGTCAGAAGATAATAACGAATTGAATGCCCCGCAGGAGCAGCAACAGCAGGAGCAGCAGCCGGTGGCTTATACCGACGACAACATCCGACATCTGAGCGATATGGAGCATGTGCGAACCCGTCCGGGTATGTACATCGGTCGTTTGGGCGACGGTAACTTGCCGGAGGATGGTATTTATGTGCTCCTGAAGGAGGTGGTGGATAACTCCATCGACGAATTCAAGATGAACGCCGGTTCCCGCATCGAAATCGACATCGAAGACCATCTGCGTGTCAGCGTGCGCGACTATGGCCGAGGCATTCCGCAGGGAAAACTCGTTGAGGCGGTGAGCGTGCTGAACACCGGAGGTAAGTATGATAGCAAGGCGTTCAAGAAGAGTGTGGGCTTGAACGGAGTGGGTGTGAAGGCGGTGAACGCCCTCAGCTCTCATTTCGAGGTGAAGTCGTTCCGTGAGGGAAAGGTGCGCCATCTGAAGTTTGAGAAAGGTATTCTGCAGAGCGATGTTACCGAGGATACTGAAGATGAGAATGGTACTTTCATCTATTTTGAGCCTGATAACACCCTCTTCAAGAACTATTCCTTCCACGACGACATCGTGGAAACCATGCTCCGCAACTATACTTATCTGAACACCGGTCTTACCATCATGCACAATGGCCGCCGCATCCTCAGCCGTCACGGTTTGAAGGATCTCCTTACGGATAATATGACCAACGAGGGCCTCTATGAGATTATCCACATGAAGGGCGAAGACATCGAGATAGCCTTTACCCATACCAACCAGTATGGTGAGGAATACTATTCTTTCGTGAACGGTCAGCACACCACCCAGGGCGGAACCCATCAGAGTGCCTTTAAGGAGCATATAGCCAAGACCATCAAGGAGTTCTTTGGCAAGTATGAGTATGGCGATATCCGTAACGGACTGGTGGCTGCCATCGCCCTGAACGTAGAGGAACCGGTGTTCGAGAGTCAGACGAAGATTAAGTTGGGTAGCACCACGATGACTCCGAATGGCGGCGAAACCATTAACAAGTATGTGGGCGATTTCCTGAAGAAGGAGGTGGATAACTATCTGCATATCCACAAGGACGTGGCTGAGATTCTGGAGAATAAAATCAAGGAGAGCGAGCGTGAGCGCAAGGCGATGGCGGGCGTTACCAAACTGGCTCGTGAGCGTGCCAAGAAGGCGAACCTCCACAACCGCAAGCTGCGCGATTGCCGCATCCACTTCAGCGATGCCAAGAACGAGCTGAAGGAGGCAAGTTCCATCTTCATCACCGAGGGTGATTCTGCCAGCGGAAGCATCACCAAGAGCCGTGACGTGAATACTCAGGCGGTGTTCTCGCTGCGAGGCAAGCCGTTAAACTGCTATGGCCTGACCAAGAAGGTGGTTTACGAGAACGAGGAGTTCAACCTGCTGCAGGCAGCCCTGGATATCGAGGACGGATTGGACGGATTGAGATATAATAAGGTGATTGTGGCTACCGATGCCGATGTAGATGGAATGCACATCCGCCTGCTCATCATCACCTTTTTCCTGCAGTTCTTCCCTGACCTCATCAAGAAGGGCCACGTGTATGTGCTTCAGACTCCATTGTTCCGAGTGCGCAACAAGCGAACCAAAATCAAGAACAAGCAGGCGGTGGCTGATGCCGATGCCAAACTGGGACCTAAGGAGAAGAAGGGCGATTTCATTACGCATTACTGCTACAGTGATGAGGAGCGCCAGCAAGCCATCAAGGCGCTGGGTCCTGACCCGGAAATCACCCGATTCAAGGGATTGGGAGAGATTTCGCCAGAAGAGTTTGCCCATTTCATAGGTCCGGATATGCGATTGGAGCAGGTAACGCTGCACAAGACCGACCAGGTGCAGAAGCTCCTGGAGTACTACATGGGTAAGAATACGATGGAACGTCAGAACTTCATCATCGACAACCTGGTGATTGAGGAGGATATTCCGGAGGAAGACTCAGCACCGCTGGATTAA